A genomic segment from Nodularia sphaerocarpa UHCC 0038 encodes:
- the hetF gene encoding cell division protein HetF: protein MTQEFHISVTPVGQNDYLVRTEQVAPGVPLAEELVTWPVAEWLASAGHLMNDPLKSLLQGEAIARNSVNLVALGQQFYNALFQGTLRDSWITAQGIAQNHQQILRLRLGLKDIRLARLPWEVMHAGDRPLATGPYIAFSRYQSGMMATSRLPSRNRPALPETGGVKVLMVLASPPDQVRLDLLKQEAINLQAELHRQTARTDESGNHFPDIELTLLDQPGREELTQALEQGRYQVLHYSGHSNLGPNGGQIYLVSRRTGLTETLSGDDLAGLLVNNNIQMAVFNSCWGAYTATSDPVGEMTGERNLTESLVRRGIRGVLAMSERIPDEVALTLTQLFYRNLSQGYPVDLCVSRVRQGLISAYGSHQSYWALPILYLQKDFDGLLCPEISLNADSLNGYSHHRPFKVNPTAMYFATADDADIALPIDDMIPSGLGDDASGLDWLGEETWGDLVDEIESDDDPHYAEDSALVSDLFRQLDHQKAANDQVFMHRGLVQPIVNNQLPEDPAASDVASLNQQVDLWGEMPETVSEATQNFTQDRQNPPLRKSSPPASSRPRPRTHDRLRPIVGIVASALAIAQRSAGKLTVGLVMIIGLGLWLHNQQPSFSPDIPRIYTQPPFRESQPETDITKAATGIVTAQATEKLSRGDLQGGLVAVAELLNRGALSAAETALNLVPPNQLDDPSVNFFKGRLAWQFVQIGDKKYSIDDARRYWESAVKSQPDSLLYNNALGFAYYAEDNLNRANNSWFKALDLALKQQNTASTVPVASNRKLSEDALTSYAGLALGLYTSASNQPGTNKQRQYLNEAIKLKNMVITNDPVNFQINKLSNNWLWTEEAIENWRSLLQEKAENR, encoded by the coding sequence GTGACCCAGGAATTTCACATTTCCGTAACCCCAGTAGGGCAGAATGACTACTTGGTACGGACCGAACAAGTCGCGCCTGGGGTGCCATTGGCGGAAGAACTGGTAACTTGGCCTGTAGCTGAGTGGTTGGCATCTGCTGGACATTTAATGAATGATCCGCTAAAGTCCCTGTTGCAGGGAGAAGCCATTGCTAGAAACTCTGTTAATCTGGTGGCATTGGGACAGCAATTTTATAATGCACTGTTTCAAGGCACTCTCAGAGACAGTTGGATTACTGCTCAAGGTATTGCCCAGAATCACCAACAAATCCTGCGGCTACGTTTGGGGCTAAAAGATATCAGGTTAGCACGTCTGCCGTGGGAAGTGATGCACGCAGGCGATCGCCCCCTAGCTACTGGTCCTTATATTGCGTTTTCTCGCTACCAAAGCGGAATGATGGCAACATCTCGTTTGCCATCTAGAAACAGACCCGCACTACCCGAAACTGGTGGTGTGAAAGTCTTGATGGTGCTGGCTTCCCCTCCTGATCAAGTTCGCCTCGATTTGCTCAAACAAGAAGCTATTAACCTCCAAGCTGAACTCCACCGTCAAACAGCACGAACTGATGAAAGTGGCAATCATTTTCCAGATATTGAACTGACGCTGCTAGACCAACCAGGGCGCGAAGAATTAACCCAAGCTTTAGAACAAGGAAGATACCAAGTTCTACACTACTCCGGTCATAGTAACTTAGGGCCGAACGGGGGACAAATTTATCTTGTCAGTAGAAGAACTGGCTTAACAGAAACTCTTAGTGGTGATGATTTAGCAGGCTTGCTGGTGAATAATAATATTCAAATGGCTGTGTTTAATTCCTGTTGGGGAGCATACACTGCTACATCCGATCCTGTTGGGGAGATGACGGGTGAACGTAATTTGACAGAAAGCCTAGTCAGACGGGGCATTAGGGGCGTTTTGGCAATGTCAGAACGAATTCCCGATGAAGTAGCGCTAACTTTGACACAATTGTTTTACCGCAACCTCAGCCAGGGATATCCGGTGGATTTGTGTGTCAGTCGGGTACGTCAGGGATTAATTTCTGCTTATGGTTCTCACCAGAGTTACTGGGCGTTACCGATTTTATATCTCCAAAAGGATTTTGACGGTCTATTGTGTCCAGAAATATCTTTAAATGCAGACTCACTCAACGGGTATAGTCATCATCGGCCTTTTAAGGTAAATCCCACTGCGATGTATTTTGCCACGGCGGATGATGCTGACATAGCTTTACCCATTGATGACATGATTCCTTCTGGCTTAGGTGATGATGCTTCAGGGCTAGATTGGTTAGGTGAAGAAACGTGGGGGGATTTAGTTGATGAAATTGAGTCTGATGATGATCCTCACTATGCAGAAGATTCGGCTTTAGTTTCGGATTTGTTTCGTCAGCTTGATCACCAAAAAGCAGCAAATGACCAAGTGTTTATGCATCGGGGACTTGTGCAACCGATTGTTAACAACCAACTTCCTGAAGATCCGGCTGCGTCAGATGTTGCGTCTCTGAATCAGCAAGTAGATTTATGGGGAGAAATGCCGGAAACTGTCAGCGAAGCTACTCAAAATTTTACACAAGATAGGCAAAATCCCCCTTTAAGAAAATCATCCCCACCAGCTTCATCACGTCCTCGACCTCGTACTCATGATCGACTGCGGCCTATTGTCGGTATTGTGGCAAGTGCGTTAGCGATCGCCCAGCGTTCCGCAGGAAAGCTTACGGTAGGTTTGGTGATGATTATTGGCTTGGGTTTGTGGTTGCACAATCAACAACCATCATTTTCACCTGATATCCCGCGAATTTATACCCAGCCTCCATTCCGCGAAAGTCAGCCAGAAACCGACATCACAAAGGCGGCTACTGGAATTGTTACAGCCCAGGCTACAGAGAAATTAAGCCGGGGCGACTTGCAAGGGGGGCTGGTAGCGGTAGCAGAATTGCTGAATCGTGGTGCGCTATCGGCTGCTGAAACCGCCCTGAATTTAGTTCCGCCAAACCAACTCGATGATCCATCTGTTAACTTCTTTAAGGGGAGATTAGCGTGGCAGTTTGTCCAGATTGGTGACAAAAAATACAGCATTGATGATGCCCGCCGTTATTGGGAAAGTGCTGTAAAATCTCAACCGGATTCGCTTTTGTATAATAATGCGTTGGGATTTGCCTACTATGCAGAAGATAATTTAAATCGTGCTAATAACTCTTGGTTCAAGGCTTTGGATTTGGCTCTCAAACAGCAAAATACAGCCTCTACTGTCCCAGTAGCGAGCAATAGGAAACTTTCTGAGGATGCGTTAACTTCCTATGCTGGGTTAGCGCTGGGGCTGTATACATCTGCATCTAATCAACCTGGTACTAATAAACAAAGACAATATCTGAATGAAGCAATCAAGTTGAAAAATATGGTGATCACTAATGATCCTGTGAATTTCCAGATTAATAAATTGAGTAATAATTGGTTGTGGACAGAAGAGGCAATTGAAAACTGGCGATCGCTCCTTCAGGAAAAAGCTGAGAATAGATGA